From the genome of Bombus pascuorum chromosome 2, iyBomPasc1.1, whole genome shotgun sequence, one region includes:
- the LOC132916735 gene encoding uncharacterized protein LOC132916735, translating into MVKPRKYGSEESKGGSLMSVDRISGSMIETCVQPGWRVNDILLAAKVLRKIQPSPTYSDEAEMRRVFGLVYDVLRYKKIFVRALEDIGFWQHNNAIRDREKIVWLLLYDLQGRKFAKPQFEIANFEEREKIFEAAGLANIENALLNVKTRLAASISRLRIRGSALNLDELLPSRLRVIEGVAWGVQARIASGWINSMKIVNKIEFLEEMSKLKLSYCESKAAKVELEENEYAFDPICPKMVHLHESMRETLAVSSIVRDHRFVFLERSLCIGAAALVQAIRVGRVYGPVILTHSLAPRHTGYLAGLLADIEHTGKLLAFGAGDRRYEYETYLKNLGITLQRCRVFSEKYASHLTTSESERATVVLAVPSCTYTGVRDIVDLAVARGGDVDLLESLTDSYTNSLHDDIDDNYEREDNNCENEKNYNDHEQWRTFLTDQMSTLKYTLTRPNVQFVVYEVHTVLPSETTEMVRQVVDCVNRMAIEKYIREHPRKAPKESSKSVKMDEELRKDDHVSTLSANITIPDSDLFEVSSIDDIYGENVSHMLNPGCFLVVIKRKEMVQFDSLFMIKVAESKGLFGDPKAQQRSKQESIIDQSIRQSLQTGAQKRAKRVKVEIERIMVHTYSSLSKSVQENQICPRHKRCASWEEANPPGLQVFENAKLDVKTWRKQNNSVNPSNTPLYGTSSRKKELEAIRSIFSPRSEFKASTLHTEPKQKRSSPTLTNLLNIESLPREEWSHATSSILRSPIVARAARLIRLENSIDNENYEEAKKQTRSKTGHRCWASKKTSRLLHPVGTPSNVYSSLFDIV; encoded by the exons ATGGTTAAGCCTAGAAAATATGGAAGCGAAGAATCGAAGGGAGGATCGTTGATGAGCGTCGATAGGATCAGCGGTTCGATGATAGAAACATGCGTTCAACCAGGTTGGCGCGTTAACGATATTCTGTTAGCCGCGAAAGTTCTTAGGAAAATTCAGCCTTCACCTACGTACTCGGACGAGGCCGAGATGCGTCGTGTGTTTGGACTTGTCTACGACGTTCTCAGAT ACAAAAAGATATTCGTTCGTGCCTTGGAGGATATTGGATTTTGGCAGCACAATAACGCGATCAGGGATCGAGAAAAGATCGTTTGGTTGTTGTTGTACGATTTgcaaggaagaaaatttgcGAAGCCACAGTTCGAGATCGCCAATTTCGAAGAACGCGAGAAGATCTTTGAG GCTGCTGGCTTAGCGAATATCGAGAACGCTCTTCTGAATGTGAAGACTCGTCTCGCGGCAAGTATTTCCAGGCTACGTATCCGCGGCTCTGCCCTCAACCTCG ATGAATTGTTGCCGAGCCGATTGCGCGTCATCGAAGGCGTCGCTTGGGGTGTACAAGCTAGGATCGCTTCCGGATGGATAAACAGCATGAAAATCGTCAACAAGATAGAATTCCTGGAGGAAAtgtcgaaattgaaattgtcgTATTGCGAAAGCAAAGCAGCGAAGGTAGAACTTGAAGAGAATGAGTATGCGTTTGATCCGATTTGTCCGAAGATGGTTCATTTACACGAAAGCATGCGGGAAACGCTGGCTGTTTCCAGTATCGTTCGTGATCACCGTTTTGTATTTCTG GAAAGATCATTGTGCATTGGCGCGGCAGCGTTGGTACAGGCGATTCGCGTCGGTCGAGTCTACGGCCCAGTTATTTTAACGCATTCCCTTGCACCTCGACACACTGGATATTTGGCTGGGCTTTTGGCCGATATTGAGCACACTGGTAAACTCCTGGCCTTTGGAGCTGGCGATCGTCGTTACGAGTACGAGACCTACCTGAAAAACCTCGGCATCACCTTGCAACGGTGTCGCGTCTTCTCCGAAAA GTACGCGTCTCATCTGACGACGAGCGAATCAGAGAGGGCCACCGTAGTGTTAGCGGTGCCATCGTGTACCTACACGGGGGTCAGAGATATCGTCGATCTTGCAGTAGCACGAGGTGGAGACGTGGATCTTCTCGAATCGTTAACGGATAGTTACACTAACAGCCTTCACGACGACATTGACGACAACTACGAACGAGAGGATAACAATtgcgaaaacgaaaagaattaTAACGATCATGAACAGTGGCGTACTTTCTTGACCGATCAAATGTCCACTTTGAAATATACTTTGACCAGGCCGAATGTACAATTTGTCGTATACGAAGTGCACACGGTTTTACCCTCAGAGACAACGGAGATGGTTCGGCAGGTGGTAGACTGCGTTAATCGGATGGCCATAGAGAAGTACATTCGCGAACATCCG AGGAAAGCGCCGAAGGAATCGTCGAAATCAGTCAAGATGGATGAGGAATTGCGAAAAGACGATCATGTCTCGACACTGTCCGCGAACATTACC aTCCCAGACAGCGATCTCTTCGAAGTGAGCAGCATCGACGATATTTACGGAGAGAACGTTAGTCATATGTTAAATCCAGGATGCTTTCTCGTggtaataaaacgaaaagaaatggTGCAATTCGACTCGCTGTTTATGATCAAAGTAGCAGAATCTAAGGGTTTGTTCGGCGATCCGAAAGCGCAACAGCGATCGAAACAGGAGTCCATCATCGATCAGTCGATTCGACAATCCTTGCAAACAGGCGCACAAAAACGAGCAAAGCGTGTCAAG GTGGAGATCGAGCGTATAATGGTACACACGTACTCCTCATTATCGAAAAGCGTACAAGAAAATCAGATTTGTCCACGGCACAAACGATGTGCCAGTTGGGAGGAAGCGAATCCACCTGGATTGCAG GTATTTGAAAATGCAAAGTTAGACGTTAAAACGTGGCGAAAGCAAAACAATAGTGTGAATCCTTCGAACACACCTCTGTACGGAACTTCGTCACGGAAAAAG GAATTAGAAGCGATACGCTCGATCTTTTCACCACGGTCCGAATTCAAAGCGTCCACGTTGCATACAGAGCCGAAGCAAAAGAGATCTTCGCCCACATTGACCAATTTGCTCAACATCGAATCTCTGCCCCG CGAGGAATGGAGCCATGCTACTTCGTCGATTTTGAGGTCACCGATTGTTGCTAGAGCGGCGC
- the LOC132916740 gene encoding odorant receptor 24a-like isoform X1, whose protein sequence is MSKELKIYRKYASFVKRFLLLSGMCPITKERDVFYRCISIWSIFSSFISLCAVGNFCSQNVQNIALLTASFSLFCAILNTTMKACCFSIYQNKLQQANDILSSMLEQALSETDIRSIAFSWVRTFYRLIYIQYTLMTINSAIHAFKPLITRILYDANNTTNLQYPLPFPASYPWTINSMLVWQLHYLFDLNIIWNIISVSTGVDGFFSFCLFRISVMLRLLGFEFEMRFSTDEKNKANKEYEENRKRIFQECVNKHALLLKCRDIVQEAYGPVILLMTITSATSLCTLIFQVLQVKGQIVSKIIMCAVFISMKLLQTFLYAWPANVILIESDRFRHKVYFSDWYKHKDTSFAKGFTLILAQRSIVLKACNLMQVSLDLFVKVLNTAVSYYFLLETIDKDK, encoded by the exons ATGTCGaaagaactaaaaatatatcgaaagtATGCTAGTTTCGTAAAACGTTTTCTCCTCCTTAGTGGGATGTGTCCGATTACGAAGGAGCGGGATGTATTTTATCGGTGCATATCAATTTGGTCGatattttcctctttcattTCACTCTGTGCCGTAGGAAATTTTTGCTCACAGAATGTTCAGAATATCGCTTTGCTTACCGCTTCGTTTTCCCTCTTCTGTGCCATATTGAATACAACTATGAAG GCTTGCTGCTTTTCcatctatcaaaataaactGCAACAAGCAAATGATATACTCAGTTCTATGTTGGAACAAGCACTAAGCGAAACAGATATAAGATCAATAGCTTTTTCTTGGGTTCGAACGTTTTATCGATtgatttatatacaatatacgtTAATGACAATCAACAGCGCTATACACGCATTTAAACCGTTGATTACGAGAATACTTTACGACGCGAACAATACAACGAATCTACAATATCCTTTACCCTTTCCTGCAAGTTATCCTTGGACGATTAATTCAATGTTAGTCTGGCAATTGCATTACCTCTttgatttgaatattatttggAATATAATCTCTGTATCTACCGGTGTAGATGGATTTTTCAGCTTTTGCTTATTTCGTATATCGGTAATGTTACGTTTGTTGGGTTTTGAGTTCGAGATGAGATTTTCAACTGACGAGAAAAATAAGGCGAATAAAGAGTATGAGGAGAATCGTAAACGGATCTTTCAAGAATGCGTCAACAAGCACGCTCTGTTACTGAAATGTCGAGACATCGTTCAAGAAGCTTACGGACCCGTCATACTATTAATGACAATAACAAGCGCAACGAGTCtatgtactttaatatttcaggTTTTGCAG GTCAAAGGACAAATCGTCAGTAAAATCATAATGTGTGCTGTTTtcatttctatgaaattattacaaacGTTCCTGTACGCCTGGCCTGCAAACGTAATTCTTATTGAG AGTGATCGTTTTCGTCACAAGGTTTATTTTAGCGATTGGTACAAACACAAGGATACTAGTTTCGCAAAAGGCTTTACGCTGATATTAGCACAAAGATCGATCGTTCTGAAAGCGTGTAACTTGATGCAAGTTTCATTAGATCTTTTTGTTAAG GTTTTGAATACCGCAGTATCCTACTATTTCTTGTTAGAAACCATTGATAAggataaataa
- the LOC132916740 gene encoding uncharacterized protein LOC132916740 isoform X3 produces MLRLLGFEFEMRFSTDEKNKANKEYEENRKRIFQECVNKHALLLKCRDIVQEAYGPVILLMTITSATSLCTLIFQVLQVKGQIVSKIIMCAVFISMKLLQTFLYAWPANVILIESDRFRHKVYFSDWYKHKDTSFAKGFTLILAQRSIVLKACNLMQVSLDLFVKVLNTAVSYYFLLETIDKDK; encoded by the exons ATGTTACGTTTGTTGGGTTTTGAGTTCGAGATGAGATTTTCAACTGACGAGAAAAATAAGGCGAATAAAGAGTATGAGGAGAATCGTAAACGGATCTTTCAAGAATGCGTCAACAAGCACGCTCTGTTACTGAAATGTCGAGACATCGTTCAAGAAGCTTACGGACCCGTCATACTATTAATGACAATAACAAGCGCAACGAGTCtatgtactttaatatttcaggTTTTGCAG GTCAAAGGACAAATCGTCAGTAAAATCATAATGTGTGCTGTTTtcatttctatgaaattattacaaacGTTCCTGTACGCCTGGCCTGCAAACGTAATTCTTATTGAG AGTGATCGTTTTCGTCACAAGGTTTATTTTAGCGATTGGTACAAACACAAGGATACTAGTTTCGCAAAAGGCTTTACGCTGATATTAGCACAAAGATCGATCGTTCTGAAAGCGTGTAACTTGATGCAAGTTTCATTAGATCTTTTTGTTAAG GTTTTGAATACCGCAGTATCCTACTATTTCTTGTTAGAAACCATTGATAAggataaataa
- the LOC132916740 gene encoding uncharacterized protein LOC132916740 isoform X2 has translation MSKELKIYRKYASFVKRFLLLSGMCPITKERDVFYRCISIWSIFSSFISLCAVGNFCSQNVQNIALLTASFSLFCAILNTTMKACCFSIYQNKLQQANDILSSMLEQALSETDIRSIAFSWVRTFYRLIYIQYTLMTINSAIHAFKPLITRILYDANNTTNLQYPLPFPASYPWTINSMLVWQLHYLFDLNIIWNIISVSTGVDGFFSFCLFRISVMLRLLGFEFEMRFSTDEKNKANKEYEENRKRIFQECVNKHALLLKCRDIVQEAYGPVILLMTITSATSLCTLIFQVLQVKGQIVSKIIMCAVFISMKLLQTFLYAWPANVILIERTTERIDNQLHYT, from the exons ATGTCGaaagaactaaaaatatatcgaaagtATGCTAGTTTCGTAAAACGTTTTCTCCTCCTTAGTGGGATGTGTCCGATTACGAAGGAGCGGGATGTATTTTATCGGTGCATATCAATTTGGTCGatattttcctctttcattTCACTCTGTGCCGTAGGAAATTTTTGCTCACAGAATGTTCAGAATATCGCTTTGCTTACCGCTTCGTTTTCCCTCTTCTGTGCCATATTGAATACAACTATGAAG GCTTGCTGCTTTTCcatctatcaaaataaactGCAACAAGCAAATGATATACTCAGTTCTATGTTGGAACAAGCACTAAGCGAAACAGATATAAGATCAATAGCTTTTTCTTGGGTTCGAACGTTTTATCGATtgatttatatacaatatacgtTAATGACAATCAACAGCGCTATACACGCATTTAAACCGTTGATTACGAGAATACTTTACGACGCGAACAATACAACGAATCTACAATATCCTTTACCCTTTCCTGCAAGTTATCCTTGGACGATTAATTCAATGTTAGTCTGGCAATTGCATTACCTCTttgatttgaatattatttggAATATAATCTCTGTATCTACCGGTGTAGATGGATTTTTCAGCTTTTGCTTATTTCGTATATCGGTAATGTTACGTTTGTTGGGTTTTGAGTTCGAGATGAGATTTTCAACTGACGAGAAAAATAAGGCGAATAAAGAGTATGAGGAGAATCGTAAACGGATCTTTCAAGAATGCGTCAACAAGCACGCTCTGTTACTGAAATGTCGAGACATCGTTCAAGAAGCTTACGGACCCGTCATACTATTAATGACAATAACAAGCGCAACGAGTCtatgtactttaatatttcaggTTTTGCAG GTCAAAGGACAAATCGTCAGTAAAATCATAATGTGTGCTGTTTtcatttctatgaaattattacaaacGTTCCTGTACGCCTGGCCTGCAAACGTAATTCTTATTGAG CGAACGACCGAACGAATAGATAatcaattacattatacgtag
- the LOC132916741 gene encoding beta-parvin has product MSSPRPKSPRPPISTRKDEKEESFWDKIGTLGRKKRIKEVQEVQEEGKYAIDSPGFAANPEMPPEEYALDENEERSMIEPRSLEDSKLKELIFVLIEWINDELADQRIIVKDIAEDLYDGQVLQKLLEKLTGKKLDVPEVTQSEEGQKQKLAVVLSAANQVLGRHPPYKWNVESVHSKNIVAILHLLVGLARQFRAPVRLPERVAAQVVVVRKKDGQLIHKTVREEITSTYDDLGMRCERDAFDSLFDHPADKLAVVKKSLISFVNKHLSKVHLEVTDLDTQFHDGVFLTLLLGLLEGFFVPLGSFHLTPKTHDHKVHNVSFAFDIMQDIGLPKPKARPEDIVNLDLKSTLRVLYNLFTKYKSMN; this is encoded by the exons ATGTCGTCTCCACGTCCAAAATCTCCACGACCTCCTATTTCGACGAGGAaggatgaaaaagaagaaagtttctgGGATAAGATTGGGACCTTGGGTCGAAAAAAGCGTATCAAAGAAG TGCAAGAGGTACAGGAGGAAGGGAAGTATGCAATTGATTCACCAGGATTTGCAGCCAATCCAGAGATGCCACCAGAAGAATATGCGTTAGATGAAAACGAGGAACGTTCAATGATAGAGCCTAGATCTTTGGAAGATTCTAAacttaaagaattaatatttgtcCTGATTGAATGGATCAACGATGAATTAGCTGACCAGCGGATTATTGTTAAAGATATTGCAGAAGATTTGTATGATGGACAGGTACTACAGAAACTATTGG aaaagttGACGGGAAAGAAGTTAGATGTTCCTGAAGTAACTCAATCAGAAGAAGGtcagaaacaaaaattagCAGTTGTGTTATCAGCTGCTAATCAAGTATTAGGACGCCATCCTCCTTACAAATGGAACGTAGAATCTGTTCATTCAAAAAACATTGTTGCCATTTTACATTTACTGGTTGGTTTGGCAAGGCAATTCCGAGCGCCTGTTAGATTGCCAGAAAGAGTAGCTGCTCAGGTTGTCGTTGTGCGTAAAAAGGATGGCCAGCTAATACACAAAACGGTTAGAGAAGAAATTACATCGACGTACGATGATTTGGGAATGCGTTGCGAACGAGACGCTTTCGATAGTCTTTTCGATCATCCGGCTGATAAATTAGCTGTAGTTAAAAAG tCATTGATTTCTTTCGTCAATAAACACttgagtaaagttcatttggAGGTGACAGATTTAGATACGCAATTTCATGATGGTGTTTTTTTAACTCTTCTACTTGGACTTCTCGAAGGTTTTTTCGTACCTTTAGGTAGTTTTCATTTGACACCTAAAACACATGATCATAAGGTACATAATGTTTCATTTGCATTTGATATTATGCAAGATATTGGTCTACCAAAACCTAAGGCTCGCCCAGAAG ATATTGTAAATTTGGATCTGAAATCAACTCTACGAgtattgtacaatttattcacAAAATACAAAAGCATGAAttaa
- the LOC132916742 gene encoding small ribosomal subunit protein mS35 → MLSLIRRYETQNITTALKIMKLSLSSSVSIDDDMEFRVLRILPSEKKVINKKTQVNVFTDLRTKIRNEMSVNQDWQTIWPTARTFHPDIVPFPLQQGYKNKKGVHPNKYGNAELLKIPNFLHLTPPVVKRHCEALKKFCTRWPEELETDEACVKYFPVEIITSDYCYSSPTIREPLARIVNLRVRLSSLHLDAHAKDKILRLVGDRYNPNTDIITITADRCPTRKQNLDYVKYLLTALFHISWRFEPWETEKSEVDMEYYDWDKSKSRKTLTSMYSWPKMPTDPNYEYIPHATEYKSAVSDLINKGEDQFSINKYRQAVKNVLNLKSYDFKNK, encoded by the exons atgttATCGCTAATAAGACGTTACGAAactcaaaatattacaacggCATTAAAAATCATGAAACTTTCGTTATCATCCTCTGTGAGCATCGATGATGATATGG aaTTTCGGGTACTGCGAATACTACCAAGTGAAAAGAAAGTTATAAACAAAAAGACACAAGTAAATGTATTTACGGATTTAAGAACtaaaattagaaatgaaaTGTCAGTTAATCAAGATTGGCAGACAATTTGGCCTACTGCACGAACATTTCATCCTGATATCGTACCATTTCCTTTACAACaaggatataaaaataagaaaggtGTACATCCTAACAAATATGGAAATGCAGAGTTACTGAAAATTCCAAACTTCTTACATCTTACTCCACCTGTTGTTAAAAGACATTGCGAAGCATTAAAAAAGTTTTGTACGAGATGGCCAGAAGAATTGGAAACAGATGAAGCATGTGTAAAATACTTTCctgttgaaataattacatcTGATTATTGTTATTCTTCTCCTACAATAAGAGAACCTCTTGCTAGAATAGTTAATTTAAGAGTAAGACTATCCTCTTTGCATTTAGATGCTCATGCTAAAGATAAAATACTTAGGTTAGTGGGTGATAGGTATAATCCTAATACagatataataacaataactgCAGACAGATGTCCAACTAGAAAACAGAATTTAGATTATGTAAAGTACCTACTAACTGCATTGTTTCATATATCTTGG CGTTTTGAACCATGGGAAACAGAAAAATCTGAAGTAGATATGGAATATTATGATTGGGATAAAAGTAAAAGCAGAAAAACTTTAACGTCCATGTATAGTTGGCCAAAAATGCCAACTGATCCCAACTATGAATATATACCACATGCAACAGAATATAAAAGTgcagtttctgatttaataaataaaggagAAGATCAATTTTCAATCAATAAATACAGACAAGCTGTTAAAAATGTGTTAAACCTAAAATCttatgattttaaaaataaataa
- the LOC132916734 gene encoding kinesin-like protein KIF18A, which yields MFVCKLVKFTMVFNKRDLAKAFSPNKVKKLPKKRISNNSTKPSTSESPSLSIQTENGSQTSIKVIVRIRPQNEHEQQGNCKTVLKIVDDKMLIFDPKEEENPFFYHGVAQKGRDLLKKQNKELQFIFDKIFDMTSNNSDVFEGSTKDLICNLLDGYNCSVFAYGATGAGKTHTMLGSSDDPGITYRTVAELFSQIEQQSDQREFNLGVTYLEIYNENVQDLLHKSGPLHLRDDGRYGVIVAGLKIIAIQNAEELLTLLAKGNRNRTQHPTDANEESSRSHAVFQVYINITNKMDGQVRQVKLSMIDLAGSERASATGCKGARFKEGANINKSLLALGNCINKLADGAKHITYRDSKLTRLLKDSLGGNCQTVMIANIAPSSFSYEDTYNTLRYANRAKKIKTHIKKNIISCEMHVTAYIKMVEEQKKEINYLKQKLLAFENSSLHVLPQGQGNNVNEEIDKAALIDSNKLIELLQKKKVLNEKVLSLESADKILCCRIQYKKAADERLHNLTAAVDTLTPEEQNASGKSRVNKSLHYFERQRDSLKIQMEAAWEELCSVETEIQKLYAEAKLKKLAKLEDIFALQTSEIENSRLQQQCEHAKKVNNLQQCEIESHYSMIKMMSTTLQNYYNMMRGYGTMTDTMKEEFKQLIKLLEGVRNIKWSDMETTKHEECFYNLTCLSVPHLMDPLNSKIPIYVLQSSNDQDALDATFNTSSSEKEVFDTQNVTITLQEESTIDCNTDMKVIKERTEEGQNVNCVQEKAKKRVLSDKNNMNVTPIKQARKISPKCKDITICTIGIKDKENKKYVQKPHVTMSAKSITILNKLKADKLKKENLDINTSNRGLKAVREKERKRLMSTHPYQKLKERQKFCPVLPSSQIP from the exons ATGTTCGTATGTAAATTAGTAAAGTTTACCATGGTGTTTAATAAAAGAGATTTGGCGAAAGCATTTTCGCCAAACAAAGTTAAAAAGTTGCCAAAGAAacgaatttcgaataattcaaCAAAGCCAAGCACAAGCGAAAGCCCAAGTTTATCGATACAAACTGAAAATGGTTCGCAGACGAGTATTAAAGTAATCGTAAGAATACGACCGCAAAATGAGCACGAACAGCAGGGCAATTGTAAAACTGTTTTGAAAATCGTTGACGATAAAATGCTAATTTTCGATCCTAAAGAAGAGGAGAATCCATTTTTTTATCATGGTGTTGCTCAGAAAGGTCGTGATTTgcttaagaaacaaaataaagaactGCAATTCATCtttgacaaaatatttgatatgaCGTCGAATAACAGTGATGTATTTGAAGGAAGTACGAAAGATTTGATTTGCAATCTTTTGGATGGTTATAATTGTTCTGTATTTGCATATGGAGCAACTGGTGCTGGAAAAACTCACACTATGCTTGGTAGTAGCGATGATCCTGGTATCACATACAGGACAGTCgcagaattattttctcaaataGAACAGCAGAGTGATCAACGTGAATTTAATTTAGGTGTaacatatttagaaatttataatgaaaatgtgCAAGATCTTTTACATAAATCCGGTCCTTTGCATTTAAGAGACGATGGTAGATATGGAGTAATTGTTGCTGGTCTTAAAATAATTGCTATTCAGAATGCCGAAGAATTATTGACACTTTTAGCAAAAGGCAATAGAAATCGCACTCAACATCCTACTGATGCAAATGAAGAAAGTAGTAGAAGTCATGCTGTTTTTCaagtttatattaatatcaccAACAAAATGGATGGTCAAGTACGACAAGTTAAACTGTCTATGATTGATTTAGCTGGTTCCGAAAGAGCTTCTGCTACAGGTTGTAAAGGGGCAAGGTTTAAAGAAGgtgcaaatattaataaatctttattgGCTCTAGGTAACTGCATTAATAAGTTAGCAGATGGTGCAAAACATATAACATACAGAGATTCTAAATTGACTCGTCTCTTAAAAGACTCATTAGGTGGAAATTGTCAGACAGTTATGATAGCTAACATAGCACCTTCTAGCTTTAGTTATGAGGATACATACAATACATTGAGATATGCAAATAGAGCAAAGAAGATCAAAACtcatataaagaaaaatattatatcctGTGAAATGCATGTAActgcatatataaaaatggttgaagaacaaaagaaagaaataaattatctaaaaCAAAAGCTATTAGCATTTGAAAATAGTTCGCTGCATGTATTACCACAAGGTCAAGGTAATAACGTTAATGAGGAAATAGATAAAGCTGCACTAATTGATagcaataaattaattgaattacttcaaaaaaagaaagttctGAATGAAAAAGTCCTTTCATTAGAAAGCGCAGACAAGATATTATGCTGTAGAATTCAATATAAGAAAGCAGCAGATGAAAGATTGCATAATCTAACAGCAGCTGTTGATACATTGACGCCTGAGGAACAAAATGCAAGTGGTAAATCAAGAGTTAATAAATCACTGCATTACTTTGAACGACAAAGAGATTCTTTAAAGATACAGATGGAAGCAGCATGGGAGGAACTGTGTTCAGTAGAAACAGAAATACAGAAACTGTATGCGGAAGCAAAGTTAAAGAAACTTGCAAAATTAGAAGATATATTTGCACTACAAACtagtgaaatagaaaattctagaTTACAACAACAGTGTGAACATGCAAAGAAAGTAAATAATCTTCAACAATGTGAAATAGAGTCTCATTATTCAATGATTAAAATGATGAGTACaacattacaaaattattataacatgATGAGAGGATATGGAACCATGACAGATACAATGAAGGAAGAATTTAAACAGCTGATCAAATTATTAGAAGgagtaagaaatataaaatggtCAGATATGGAAACAACTAAACATGAGGAGTGCTTTTATAACTTGACGTGCCTTAGTGTACCCCATTTAATGGATCCCCTTAATAGTAAGATacctatatatgtattacaatCTTCAAATGATCAAGATGCATTGGATGCAACTTTCAATACATCTTCTTCTGAAAAAGAAGTGTTTGATACACAGAATGTAACTATCACATTGCAAGAAGAATCAACCATAGATTGTAATACTGATATGAAAGTAATAAAGGAAAGAACAGAAGAAGGGCAAAATGTAAATTGTGTACAAGAAAAAGCTAAAAAGCGTGTTCtttcagataaaaataatatgaatgtCACTCCTATCAAACAAGCAAGGAAGATATCCCCAAAATGCAAGGATATTACAATTTGTACGATAGGAAtcaaagataaagaaaataaaaaatatgtgcaAAAGCCACATGTAACAATGAGTGCTAAAAGTATAACCATATTAAATAAGTTAAAAGCAGATAAactcaaaaaagaaaatcttgaTATAAATACATCAAATAGAGGATTGAAAGCAgtaagggaaaaagaaagaaaaagattaatGTCAACGCATCCCTATCAAAAACTGAAAGAAAGACAAAA ATTCTGTCCAGTTCTACCTTCGTCACAAATTCCATGA